A window of Desulfurella sp. contains these coding sequences:
- the tsaA gene encoding tRNA (N6-threonylcarbamoyladenosine(37)-N6)-methyltransferase TrmO, which translates to MFEDLVIQIKPIGWVESDFKIGQKEKTKAILHIFDEYAQGLFRLDEFKYIMVIFYFHKFNDFNLIATPPHNNPDKAQYGVFATHSPKRPNHIGVSTVPILEVGQNYIKINNCDMIYGTPILDIKAQRN; encoded by the coding sequence ATGTTTGAAGATTTAGTTATTCAAATAAAACCGATTGGTTGGGTAGAATCAGATTTTAAAATAGGCCAAAAAGAAAAAACAAAAGCTATATTACATATTTTTGATGAGTATGCGCAAGGGCTTTTTAGATTGGATGAGTTTAAATATATTATGGTAATTTTTTACTTTCATAAGTTCAATGATTTTAATTTGATAGCAACGCCGCCCCACAATAATCCAGATAAAGCGCAATACGGTGTTTTTGCCACGCACTCGCCCAAAAGGCCAAATCATATAGGTGTATCGACCGTACCAATTTTAGAAGTTGGGCAAAATTACATAAAAATTAACAATTGCGATATGATATATGGTACTCCTATTTTGGATATAAAAGCTCAGAGAAACTAG